The DNA region TCTGATAAACATATACAAACGCATTCCTTTAACCGCTCTTGAAGATTTTTCAGATACTCAGCTAAACGCTCTTAGCTCGCAGGCGCAGGCCGATTTCAACGTCTTTAAGCAGATTCTTGACTTTAATGCCCAGGCCGCCAACGCATCCACCACCCGCACCAACATTCTTAACACACTCAATACTAGGCGAGATCAATTGTTCGAGCAACTTTGGCAGTATGTCGCCTACGGCGTCGCGCGAATTACTGACACCAGCCTTCTAGAAACCCAAGCACGTGCTACGATTCAGTCCATTAAGGATCAGTCGGCAAAGCTCACCGAGCAGTTGAATTCCGCAAAAGTTGACGCGGACAGTGCGTTAGCTGCAATTCGTGCTGTGGCGTCGGAGCAAGGTGTCTCTCAGCAAGCCAGCTATTTTAAACAGGAAGCTGAGGATCAAGAAACTTTGGCGGTTACATGGCTCAATTACACGTATAAGTTCGCGGCAGCTGTGGGAGTGTTTGCAGTTCTCAGCTTATTCCTTCATAAACTTAAATGGATTAAACCCGAAGGTAATGCTGAAATGTTTCAACTTATTAGCAGCAAATTTTTGATTTTTGCTGTGTTGGGATATTTGCTATTTATGGCATCGAGAAACTACACCACCCACAAACACAACGCAGTTGTAAACCGCCACCGGCAGAATGCATTACTAACGTATCGTGCACTCGTTGAGGCATCAGCGGACAAAGGAACGGAAGACATTGTTCTCGCTCATGCAGCTTCTTGCATTTTTTCACCACAGGAAACCGGCTTCACTCACGGAAAAGGGGAGGCATCGTCTGGCTCGAAGTCTGTGCTTGAACTCATGATGGAAAGCGCAACAAAAGCCGCGCAATAATTGTTGGCAAAAAATATTGGGACAAAAAAAGCTATAAGCCTAACAAGTGGGTCAACCAGACGGCGGGGAGCAGCGTTGCGCTAGTCGCGGCAAGTTCAGTGGCCGCCGCTGGTTACCCTTGGCGTTCTACTTCATCATTCCCATCTGCTCCCTCGCAAGCTCAAATATCTTTACCAAAGCAGTCGGATTATTCACGATACTGAACTGATCCTTAACATCGACCAGGACATTAAAAACCTCTTCATAATGCCGGCGGGACAAGATGAAATTCTCAGAACCTGAAAAGAGCAGGCTCACATCCTCCATCAGCTCCTTCAGCTGATCAACCTCTTCAGGCAAGAAAGCAAAGGCGACCTGTTTGAAGTCCGGGGATGACTCTGAAATGCTCAAGAAATCCATCTTTTCCAGATCATGCAGCAGCTCCGTATCCAACCCTGAGTATATCTTCAGATCAATATCCTCAATCTCTGACCAAAGTTCCTTCAGGATAACTGGATCGTCCTGGCCGGCTATCGCATTATGGCTCAGCTGTATAGCGACCTCTTCCTGGTGGTTTGTCGGCTTATCAATGTAAAGGATCATGACCTTCTCGATACCGGCGGCAGCTGATGCCTTTACTCTGTGATTGCCGCTCAGGACCTTATAACAATCATCCTCTTTGACGCATAACGGAAGGGATGTGAGCCCTCCATCACGTTTGATATTATCAACCAGATTCTGAAACATAGCCTGTGACATGTATCGGGCGTTCTTCTCAAGCGTCCTGATCTTTGCAGGGTCAACAAAATCCACCCTGTACGGTGCATTTATTTCTTCGAGTGCGGTATTGAGTTGGAGAATCTTTTCATCCATATTTTTGTAACCTCCTTTATTGATGTGTCATCAAATCCTGTCTTATAATTTAGAAACCCTTCTCCCCTTTTATGAAGCTCATATAATCCTCTGTATTTCATACTGACCGGCTGCTTTGTGAAGGCTGTCGTTATGATCGTATCTACCCTGCGGATATACTTCTCCTGCAGGAGCTTTTGGACCTCATGGCATTTTGAGACCATTAATAAAAGCTTGCTGAGGCGTTTGTACTTGCTCAGGACAACAAAGTCTGAAAGCATGTAGATACTATTATCTTTAACACCTTTTGATTTGCTATATCCGCTGAATATTAAAAACCCGAAAAGCTGATCACCGGCAAAGACCAGGATTGACAGATCTCCGCCGGTCGGCTCGATCTTCTTACTCAGGAACAGGTGTCGATAATGATTTACCGTGTTAGTGTCGCTAATCAGGAGCCTGACCTCTGAGTCTTCGGCGATATCGTCCTTAGGCATTAGAAGCTTATAGTGCTTTACCGTCTCGCTCACCTTACGCCGGAAGAGTCCTGTCTTAAATAGGATATTACTGTAGATATAAACTGCGCGCTTTCCGTAGAGCGTGCACTGAGCTATACAGGGGAGCTCTCTTTTAACATCGTCATACAAAACATAATCACCTTCTGTCATCCTCTTGATAGTAGCTTCCCTGCGCTCGGTCGTGAGGATGTCGTATTGCGGGCTTTTCCAT from Thermodesulfovibrionia bacterium includes:
- a CDS encoding ParB N-terminal domain-containing protein yields the protein MDEKILQLNTALEEINAPYRVDFVDPAKIRTLEKNARYMSQAMFQNLVDNIKRDGGLTSLPLCVKEDDCYKVLSGNHRVKASAAAGIEKVMILYIDKPTNHQEEVAIQLSHNAIAGQDDPVILKELWSEIEDIDLKIYSGLDTELLHDLEKMDFLSISESSPDFKQVAFAFLPEEVDQLKELMEDVSLLFSGSENFILSRRHYEEVFNVLVDVKDQFSIVNNPTALVKIFELAREQMGMMK